One genomic segment of Spirochaeta cellobiosiphila DSM 17781 includes these proteins:
- the mmsB gene encoding multiple monosaccharide ABC transporter permease, with amino-acid sequence MNQLSNYFKNNMRQNGMVLALIFIMLLFQSLTGGILFRPMNINNIVLQNAYVLILATGMLLCILTGNIDLSVGSVVAFVGAISAIMMVDWGLPVGMTIGFALIIGILVGAFHGYFIAYMRIPAFIVTLAGMLIWRGLTMVILKGQTKSPFEKSFQSIAAGYLPGNNFEIFGLNAVAVILGIVASVIVVLMSLNRRSSKVKYGFDVVPFWIEFVKLAIMVVAINLLSISLAQYNGIPIVLILLIFLVAVYSFITQRTVFGRHVYALGGNEKAAKLSGVKTKRVMFLVYTNMGLLSALTGLVVAGRLNAATPKAGNMFELDAIASCFIGGASASGGIGTIIGAIVGGLVMGVLNNGMSIMGVSVDWQQAIKGLVLLLAVFFDVLAKKKSQSN; translated from the coding sequence ATGAATCAGTTGAGTAATTATTTCAAGAATAATATGAGACAAAATGGAATGGTCTTGGCTCTCATATTCATAATGCTTTTATTTCAGTCATTAACTGGTGGAATCCTGTTTCGCCCTATGAATATCAATAATATCGTTCTTCAAAACGCTTATGTCCTTATACTGGCAACTGGTATGCTTCTTTGTATATTGACTGGTAATATTGATCTCTCAGTAGGGTCTGTTGTAGCTTTTGTTGGGGCGATTTCTGCTATTATGATGGTGGACTGGGGGCTTCCTGTCGGTATGACAATCGGTTTTGCGTTGATTATAGGTATTTTAGTAGGTGCTTTTCATGGTTACTTTATTGCCTATATGCGAATACCTGCTTTTATAGTAACACTAGCAGGTATGCTTATTTGGCGTGGACTAACGATGGTAATCCTTAAAGGACAAACCAAGTCTCCATTTGAAAAGAGTTTTCAATCTATTGCTGCTGGTTATTTGCCAGGGAACAATTTTGAGATATTTGGTCTTAATGCGGTCGCTGTCATATTAGGAATAGTAGCATCTGTTATTGTGGTCTTGATGAGCCTTAATAGACGTAGTAGTAAAGTTAAGTATGGCTTTGATGTTGTTCCGTTTTGGATTGAGTTTGTAAAATTAGCAATCATGGTTGTAGCTATCAATCTTCTTAGTATTAGCTTAGCTCAGTATAACGGTATTCCTATTGTTCTTATCTTACTTATCTTTCTGGTCGCTGTTTATTCTTTTATCACACAGAGAACTGTTTTTGGCCGTCATGTTTATGCTCTCGGGGGAAATGAAAAAGCCGCAAAGTTATCCGGTGTGAAGACGAAAAGAGTTATGTTCTTAGTTTACACCAATATGGGCCTGCTCTCCGCCTTAACAGGTTTAGTAGTTGCTGGACGACTAAATGCAGCAACCCCAAAAGCTGGTAATATGTTTGAACTAGATGCTATAGCCTCATGTTTTATAGGGGGTGCTTCTGCATCCGGTGGTATTGGTACTATCATAGGTGCTATTGTCGGCGGTCTTGTAATGGGCGTTTTAAATAACGGAATGTCTATTATGGGCGTAAGTGTTGATTGGCAGCAGGCTATCAAAGGTTTAGTTCTTCTTCTTGCTGTCTTTTTTGATGTTCTTGCTAAAAAGAAAAGTCAAAGTAACTAG
- the mmsA gene encoding multiple monosaccharide ABC transporter ATP-binding protein codes for MANNLLEMRNITKKFAGVTALHEVSLSVISQEIHAIVGENGAGKSTLMKVLSGVHPHGSFDGQIFLDGNECIFKDIKDSEKLGIVIIHQELALIPYLSIAENIFLGNENANKGVIDWNKTSQKAETLLKKVGLEENPASLIGNIGVGKQQLVEIAKALSKDVKLLILDEPTAALNDEESNNLLDLLIELKKEGVTSILITHKLNEIEKVADHITVIRDGKVIETMNKQDGGFLEDRIIKSMVGREITDRWPERNNVIGDEIFRVENWTVYHPQHENRKVADSVSFSINKGEVVGFAGLMGAGRTEIAMSLFGKSYGQKHSGKVFIKEKEVNVSTVNKCIDNGFIYLTEDRKEYGLVLINDIKKNISLANLNKISRFKVINPNLEILEAEKYRNKLAVRSTGLDQVVDSLSGGNQQKVVLSKWLMSAPDVLVLDEPTRGIDVGAKYEIYTIINELASEGKGILIISSEMPELLGMCDRIYVVNDGEIAGCLERRYASQEAIMKTIMNHQKQSKTFKEYV; via the coding sequence ATGGCAAACAATTTATTAGAGATGAGAAACATTACAAAAAAGTTTGCCGGTGTGACTGCTCTACATGAAGTAAGTTTATCTGTAATCAGTCAGGAAATCCATGCCATTGTAGGTGAGAATGGAGCCGGAAAATCTACATTAATGAAAGTGTTATCAGGAGTCCACCCACATGGTTCTTTTGATGGACAAATATTTTTGGACGGTAATGAGTGTATTTTCAAGGATATTAAGGACTCCGAAAAGCTTGGTATAGTAATTATTCACCAGGAACTGGCTTTAATTCCTTATCTTTCCATAGCTGAGAATATTTTTTTGGGAAATGAAAACGCAAATAAAGGCGTTATTGACTGGAATAAAACTTCTCAGAAGGCAGAAACATTATTAAAAAAAGTTGGTTTAGAAGAAAATCCCGCATCTCTAATAGGGAATATTGGCGTAGGAAAACAACAGTTAGTTGAAATAGCTAAAGCTTTATCAAAAGATGTAAAGCTTCTTATTCTTGACGAACCTACAGCTGCCCTAAATGATGAAGAATCAAATAATCTATTGGATCTTTTAATTGAACTAAAAAAGGAAGGGGTTACTTCCATATTAATCACACATAAGTTAAATGAAATTGAAAAAGTAGCAGACCACATAACAGTTATTCGTGATGGAAAAGTTATTGAAACCATGAATAAACAGGATGGTGGTTTTCTTGAAGACAGGATAATCAAGAGTATGGTTGGTAGAGAAATTACCGATCGTTGGCCAGAGCGGAATAATGTTATTGGGGACGAGATATTTAGAGTTGAAAATTGGACCGTCTATCATCCTCAGCATGAGAATAGAAAAGTCGCTGACAGTGTATCTTTTTCTATTAATAAAGGAGAAGTTGTTGGCTTTGCAGGATTAATGGGAGCCGGGCGTACAGAGATAGCCATGAGTTTGTTTGGTAAATCTTACGGTCAGAAACATTCTGGTAAAGTATTTATTAAAGAGAAAGAGGTAAATGTAAGTACAGTAAATAAATGTATTGATAATGGATTTATTTATCTCACAGAGGATCGAAAGGAATATGGTTTAGTACTCATTAATGATATTAAAAAGAATATCTCCCTGGCTAATTTAAATAAAATTAGTCGATTTAAAGTTATTAATCCTAATTTAGAGATTCTTGAAGCAGAAAAATATAGAAATAAACTTGCCGTTCGTTCAACTGGTTTAGATCAGGTTGTGGATAGTTTATCAGGAGGAAATCAGCAGAAAGTTGTATTGAGTAAATGGTTGATGTCAGCTCCAGATGTACTTGTGCTTGATGAGCCTACAAGGGGAATTGATGTAGGGGCCAAATATGAGATCTATACTATCATTAATGAGTTAGCATCTGAAGGAAAAGGAATCCTTATTATCAGTTCGGAGATGCCAGAACTTCTTGGTATGTGTGATCGCATTTATGTTGTTAATGATGGTGAGATTGCCGGTTGTCTTGAGCGAAGATACGCTAGTCAAGAGGCAATTATGAAAACAATCATGAATCACCAAAAACAATCTAAAACTTTCAAGGAGTATGTTTGA
- the chvE gene encoding multiple monosaccharide ABC transporter substrate-binding protein has product MKRFIGIVILIFSVLLLISGCNGKDGGGEQIVGIAMPTQSSQRWIQDGGYMKDILEERGYKVDLQYAEDNIDAQVAQIENMIVKGANCLVIAAIDGAALFNVLEQAAQNDVKIIAYDRLIVNSPHVSYYATFDNFKVGVLQGSYIIKALELASGSGPYNIELFAGSPDDTNAYYFFDGAMSVLQPYVDKGQLVIPSGQTNFDQVATLRWDGVVAQQRMDNLLAAYYTDKHVDAVLSPYDGLSIGILSALKSVGYGSTKDIPVVTGQDAEIPSVKSILAGEQAQTVFKDTRTLAKRAADMVDAVLSGGTPEINDTKTYNNGVKVVPSYLEEPVSVDINNWESALVDSGYYTKAQLGM; this is encoded by the coding sequence ATGAAAAGATTTATAGGAATTGTCATACTGATATTTTCTGTACTCTTGCTCATTTCAGGATGTAATGGGAAAGATGGTGGAGGAGAACAAATAGTAGGAATTGCCATGCCCACACAATCCTCTCAAAGATGGATTCAAGATGGTGGATACATGAAGGATATCCTTGAAGAGCGTGGTTATAAGGTAGATCTTCAATATGCAGAAGATAATATTGATGCCCAGGTTGCACAGATTGAAAATATGATTGTTAAAGGGGCTAACTGCTTAGTGATTGCTGCCATAGATGGGGCTGCTTTATTTAATGTTTTAGAACAAGCAGCTCAAAATGATGTTAAGATTATAGCTTACGATAGACTTATCGTGAACTCACCACATGTAAGTTATTATGCAACCTTTGACAATTTCAAAGTTGGAGTTCTACAGGGATCCTATATCATTAAAGCACTAGAACTGGCCTCTGGTTCAGGTCCATACAATATAGAATTATTTGCTGGTTCTCCTGATGATACTAATGCATATTACTTCTTTGATGGTGCCATGAGTGTTCTTCAACCTTATGTTGATAAAGGTCAATTAGTGATACCTTCTGGTCAAACTAATTTTGATCAGGTAGCCACACTTCGATGGGATGGGGTTGTCGCTCAACAAAGAATGGATAACTTATTAGCTGCTTATTATACAGATAAACATGTTGACGCTGTACTTTCTCCTTATGATGGTTTGTCCATTGGAATCTTGTCAGCTCTTAAATCTGTTGGTTATGGTTCCACAAAGGATATCCCTGTAGTAACAGGACAAGATGCTGAAATACCTTCAGTCAAATCTATCTTAGCTGGTGAACAGGCTCAAACTGTATTTAAAGATACAAGAACTCTTGCGAAAAGAGCTGCTGATATGGTTGATGCTGTTTTAAGTGGTGGAACTCCTGAAATCAATGACACAAAAACCTATAACAATGGTGTTAAAGTCGTTCCTTCTTATCTTGAAGAACCTGTTTCCGTTGATATTAATAATTGGGAATCTGCATTGGTTGACTCTGGTTATTACACCAAAGCTCAATTGGGAATGTAG
- a CDS encoding LacI family DNA-binding transcriptional regulator translates to MNKVTIKDIAKLAGVSIGTVDRVLHNRGRVSDDTKTRILSIIEETGFTLDFMASRLKQKNNVTYGVIMPNLDQDSGYWQLCYNGFKEAEKDLNPLGVSVKFFHFNRFDEVNIQDTLNLASELNLSGYILAPVRPSLFKSAIREGKLGRNIILFDSNLPGIEQEIELETFCYIGLDDYQSGKLAGRLLHLLIDEKAHVIVVDISEKDNHLKERINGFCQFFTKNPDKRVFSVIGSDTDNLKDAQLLIEPFFRNPSHEQPGLFVPNATTHLYVSACEALGYKEIKVVGYDVVESNKQMLKDGRIEFILSQRPAVQAIFALQNMHRSQGLKQHIDDKVLLPVDIITKENLH, encoded by the coding sequence ATGAATAAGGTGACAATAAAAGACATTGCTAAACTGGCAGGAGTATCAATAGGTACGGTTGATAGAGTTTTGCATAATAGAGGCCGTGTAAGTGATGATACGAAGACAAGGATTCTCAGTATCATTGAAGAAACTGGTTTTACGCTGGATTTTATGGCCTCTAGATTAAAACAGAAAAACAATGTCACCTATGGCGTTATTATGCCCAATTTGGATCAGGATTCTGGATATTGGCAACTTTGTTATAATGGTTTTAAAGAAGCTGAAAAGGATTTGAACCCTCTTGGGGTATCTGTCAAATTCTTTCACTTCAATAGGTTTGATGAAGTGAATATTCAGGATACTCTTAACTTAGCTTCCGAGCTCAATTTATCAGGGTATATACTAGCTCCTGTAAGACCTTCCCTTTTTAAGTCCGCGATTCGCGAAGGTAAATTGGGAAGGAATATCATTCTATTCGATAGTAACCTTCCGGGTATTGAACAAGAGATTGAGTTGGAAACATTTTGCTATATTGGTCTAGATGATTATCAATCCGGTAAACTTGCTGGTCGTTTATTGCATTTGCTTATTGATGAAAAGGCTCATGTGATAGTGGTAGACATATCTGAAAAGGATAATCACCTAAAAGAACGAATAAATGGATTTTGTCAATTTTTTACTAAAAATCCGGATAAAAGAGTGTTTTCTGTTATTGGCTCTGATACGGATAACTTAAAAGATGCTCAGCTCTTGATTGAACCCTTTTTTAGAAACCCTAGTCACGAACAGCCTGGTCTTTTTGTTCCTAATGCCACTACACATTTATATGTTTCTGCTTGTGAAGCTTTAGGATATAAAGAGATTAAGGTTGTTGGTTATGATGTTGTTGAGAGTAACAAGCAGATGTTAAAAGATGGTAGGATAGAGTTTATTTTATCACAACGCCCTGCTGTTCAAGCTATTTTTGCTCTTCAGAATATGCACCGAAGTCAAGGTCTTAAGCAACATATTGATGATAAGGTTCTTCTCCCTGTTGATATAATTACAAAAGAAAACTTACATTAA
- the araD gene encoding L-ribulose-5-phosphate 4-epimerase AraD, which produces MKTVKELKQEVLEANKQIPELKLAIFTFGNVSAYYPELGLVGIKPSGVSYDKLKADDIVVLDLEGNIKEGTLRPSSDTPTHLHLYRHFPDIGGVVHTHSTHATAWAQAGRSIPVYGTTHADHSPVAIPCAPIMSEDRIMKDYEVETGLQITEYLKAQNINPEYCQMVLIEGHGPFTWGATPSKALYNAAVLEELAQMAKLTESIYGGQKNGLPEYLVQKHFQRKHGPNAYYGQK; this is translated from the coding sequence ATGAAGACAGTAAAAGAATTAAAACAGGAAGTTTTAGAGGCTAATAAACAAATACCAGAATTAAAATTAGCTATTTTTACTTTTGGTAATGTATCAGCGTATTATCCAGAACTTGGTTTGGTCGGGATAAAACCAAGTGGAGTAAGTTATGATAAATTGAAAGCTGATGATATTGTGGTATTGGATCTTGAAGGAAATATAAAAGAGGGGACATTGCGTCCCTCTAGTGATACTCCTACTCATCTTCATTTGTATAGACACTTTCCTGATATTGGAGGTGTTGTTCATACCCATTCAACTCATGCCACTGCATGGGCTCAGGCAGGACGCTCTATTCCTGTATACGGAACGACTCATGCAGATCATTCCCCTGTTGCTATACCATGTGCTCCTATAATGAGTGAAGATCGTATTATGAAAGACTATGAAGTCGAAACGGGGTTGCAGATTACGGAATATCTTAAAGCGCAAAATATCAATCCTGAATATTGTCAGATGGTATTGATTGAAGGTCATGGACCCTTTACTTGGGGGGCGACTCCTTCGAAAGCTCTATATAATGCGGCTGTATTAGAGGAACTTGCTCAAATGGCAAAACTTACAGAGTCTATATATGGAGGTCAGAAGAACGGATTACCCGAATATTTAGTTCAGAAACACTTTCAGAGAAAGCATGGTCCAAATGCCTATTATGGACAGAAGTAG
- the araA gene encoding L-arabinose isomerase: MRISNKKIWFITGSQDLYGEDTLKEVARHSKQMVGELNESANLPVELLWRPTVLTSEGIAKALTEASADEDCIGVVTWMHTFSPAKMWIKGLSLLAKPLAHLHTQFNRDIPWDSIDMDFMNLNQSAHGDREYGYIGARMRIKRKIIAGYWKDKSIQGELGQWMRAVVGWDDLQNLRVARFGDNMRNVAVTEGDKVEVQIKMGIRVDGYGIMDLVDVVNQISDKSVDEQYKQYQQKFQISDDIINNSLSVKRIKEQAKIELGLRKFLEDGGFGAFTTTFEDLHGLPQLPGLAVQNLLSDGYGFGAEGDWKHASMVRALKTMAKGLGGGTSFMEDYTYHMDPNDKMVLGAHMLEICPSIGNPNIKPKLEVHPLGIGDKDDPARLVFDGDGGNAINVSLVDMGNRLRLIVNEVDAIKPTIPMPKLPVARVLWKPKPDFKTGLESWIKAGGAHHTVFSTALNYNHIADLANILDMELIRIGEGTTSKELDTDLILSELAAKLR; encoded by the coding sequence ATGAGAATTAGCAATAAAAAAATATGGTTTATTACAGGCAGTCAGGATCTATACGGAGAAGATACTTTGAAAGAAGTAGCCCGTCATTCAAAACAAATGGTTGGAGAATTGAATGAGTCTGCTAATTTACCTGTCGAGCTCTTATGGAGACCTACTGTACTAACTTCAGAAGGAATTGCGAAAGCATTAACTGAAGCAAGTGCTGACGAAGATTGTATTGGTGTTGTTACTTGGATGCACACATTTTCACCTGCTAAAATGTGGATTAAAGGTTTATCCCTATTAGCAAAACCACTGGCTCATCTTCATACTCAATTTAATAGAGACATCCCCTGGGATAGTATTGATATGGATTTTATGAACCTCAATCAGAGTGCTCATGGTGATCGGGAATATGGATATATTGGCGCCAGAATGCGGATTAAGAGGAAAATAATTGCTGGCTATTGGAAAGATAAGAGTATTCAAGGAGAACTCGGCCAATGGATGAGAGCCGTCGTAGGTTGGGATGATTTACAGAATTTACGAGTCGCCCGCTTTGGGGACAATATGCGAAATGTGGCTGTAACTGAAGGTGATAAAGTCGAGGTCCAAATCAAGATGGGAATTCGGGTTGATGGTTATGGGATTATGGACCTGGTAGACGTTGTAAATCAAATATCTGATAAATCGGTAGATGAACAGTATAAGCAATATCAACAAAAGTTCCAAATATCTGATGATATAATCAATAATTCTTTGTCTGTAAAGAGGATAAAAGAACAGGCCAAGATTGAATTAGGTTTGCGTAAATTCTTAGAAGATGGTGGCTTTGGTGCTTTTACTACCACATTTGAAGATCTTCATGGATTGCCTCAGCTCCCCGGTTTGGCTGTGCAGAATTTGCTTTCTGATGGTTACGGATTTGGGGCAGAAGGTGATTGGAAACACGCTTCTATGGTGAGAGCGCTTAAAACTATGGCAAAAGGCTTAGGCGGTGGTACGTCTTTTATGGAAGATTATACTTATCATATGGATCCTAATGATAAAATGGTCTTAGGAGCTCATATGCTTGAAATCTGTCCGTCCATTGGTAATCCTAATATAAAACCCAAATTAGAGGTTCATCCTTTGGGAATAGGAGATAAAGATGATCCTGCTAGATTAGTATTTGATGGTGATGGTGGTAATGCTATCAACGTATCCCTTGTTGATATGGGTAATCGATTAAGATTAATTGTCAATGAAGTAGACGCAATAAAACCAACGATTCCTATGCCCAAATTACCAGTTGCTCGCGTATTGTGGAAACCAAAACCAGATTTTAAGACCGGTTTAGAAAGCTGGATTAAGGCAGGAGGGGCTCACCATACTGTTTTTTCTACAGCTCTAAATTATAATCACATAGCTGATTTGGCAAATATTCTGGATATGGAGCTTATTCGAATTGGAGAAGGGACTACAAGCAAAGAGTTAGATACCGATCTTATTCTTAGTGAATTGGCAGCAAAGCTAAGGTAA